The following coding sequences are from one Nicotiana tabacum cultivar K326 chromosome 1, ASM71507v2, whole genome shotgun sequence window:
- the LOC107796825 gene encoding importin subunit alpha-1a-like isoform X2, whose protein sequence is MSMLTSGDAEGLPVAFVGFQQNLSSIVEGLESQEEEKKMWAIQKLRILFNDDATFLVHALESGIVVPLLDEILRGEDSFALKLEAANAVMDSIPDMMKLDDLVIDSKLVELLLKLLHFPAENVCEQAMEKLRIVALSPVGRGYVLTCMALDNLLHILTYCNILLLRKATQTISVLSRGTPKVPSVKVKPAIQALCLLVTSNDDREVLRNACWALYYLSGGIDEDLEAYCNSKSSISHSVVSQSDIVSGLFEIPVLLKLLEDPSPSVIAPAIRILSSICRGDDGQKEELMKARSIYGRDVLHCLSDLLDRGKEERLVCLCIAYITLGSSQRAKAVADAA, encoded by the exons ATGTCTATGCTAACAAGTGGTGACGCGGAGGGTCTTCCTGTCGCCTTTGTTGGTTTCCAGCAAAATCTTTCATCAATAGTTGAAGGTCTTGAGTCtcaggaggaggagaagaagatgTGGGCAATCCAAAAACTCCGAATATTGTTCAATGACG ATGCCACTTTTCTAGTACATGCTCTAGAGTCTGGTATAGTTGTTCCTCTACTTGACGAAATTCTACGGGGAGAGGATTCATTTGCTCTCAAG CTTGAAGCTGCTAACGCTGTCATGGACAGTATTCCTGATATGATGAAGTTAGATGATTTGGTGATTGATAGTAAGTTGGTGGAACTTCTTTTAAAGCTTCTGCATTTTCCAGCTGAAAATGTTTGTGAGCAG GCGATGGAGAAACTGAGAATCGTTGCTCTCTCCCCTGTAGGTCGTGGTTATGTTCTTACGTGCATGGCTTTGGATAATTTACTGCATATTTTGACCTATTGCAACATTTTATTGCTGAGAAAAGCCACGCAGACTATATCAGTGCTTTCTAGAGGCACACCAAAAGTGCCTTCTGTGAAG GTGAAACCAGCAATCCAAGCTCTTTGTTTACTTGTTACTTCAAATGATGATCGAGAGGTGCTAAGAAACGCATGCTGGGCACTTTATTACCTCTCTGGTGGTATTGATGAGGACTTAGAGGCATATTGCAATAGCAAAAGTAGCATCAGTCATTCTGTTGTGAGCCAGAGTGATATTGTTAGTGGCCTCTTTGAGATTCCGGTGCTGCTTAAGCTCTTAGA AGATCCCTCTCCTTCTGTAATCGCCCCTGCCATCCGTATCCTTTCAAGTATTTGCCGAGGAGATGACGGCCAGAAAGAG GAACTGATGAAAGCCCGTAGCATTTATGGCCGTGACGTCCTTCATTGCCTGTCGG
- the LOC107796825 gene encoding importin subunit alpha-1-like isoform X3 codes for MSMLTSGDAEGLPVAFVGFQQNLSSIVEGLESQEEEKKMWAIQKLRILFNDDATFLVHALESGIVVPLLDEILRGEDSFALKLEAANAVMDSIPDMMKLDDLVIDSKLVELLLKLLHFPAENVCEQAMEKLRIVALSPVGRGYVLTCMALDNLLHILTYCNILLLRKATQTISVLSRGTPKVPSVKVKPAIQALCLLVTSNDDREVLRNACWALYYLSGGIDEDLEAYCNSKSSISHSVVSQSDIVSGLFEIPVLLKLLEDPSPSVIAPAIRILSSICRGDDGQKEI; via the exons ATGTCTATGCTAACAAGTGGTGACGCGGAGGGTCTTCCTGTCGCCTTTGTTGGTTTCCAGCAAAATCTTTCATCAATAGTTGAAGGTCTTGAGTCtcaggaggaggagaagaagatgTGGGCAATCCAAAAACTCCGAATATTGTTCAATGACG ATGCCACTTTTCTAGTACATGCTCTAGAGTCTGGTATAGTTGTTCCTCTACTTGACGAAATTCTACGGGGAGAGGATTCATTTGCTCTCAAG CTTGAAGCTGCTAACGCTGTCATGGACAGTATTCCTGATATGATGAAGTTAGATGATTTGGTGATTGATAGTAAGTTGGTGGAACTTCTTTTAAAGCTTCTGCATTTTCCAGCTGAAAATGTTTGTGAGCAG GCGATGGAGAAACTGAGAATCGTTGCTCTCTCCCCTGTAGGTCGTGGTTATGTTCTTACGTGCATGGCTTTGGATAATTTACTGCATATTTTGACCTATTGCAACATTTTATTGCTGAGAAAAGCCACGCAGACTATATCAGTGCTTTCTAGAGGCACACCAAAAGTGCCTTCTGTGAAG GTGAAACCAGCAATCCAAGCTCTTTGTTTACTTGTTACTTCAAATGATGATCGAGAGGTGCTAAGAAACGCATGCTGGGCACTTTATTACCTCTCTGGTGGTATTGATGAGGACTTAGAGGCATATTGCAATAGCAAAAGTAGCATCAGTCATTCTGTTGTGAGCCAGAGTGATATTGTTAGTGGCCTCTTTGAGATTCCGGTGCTGCTTAAGCTCTTAGA AGATCCCTCTCCTTCTGTAATCGCCCCTGCCATCCGTATCCTTTCAAGTATTTGCCGAGGAGATGACGGCCAGAAAGAG ATCTGA